Proteins from one Parasteatoda tepidariorum isolate YZ-2023 chromosome 4, CAS_Ptep_4.0, whole genome shotgun sequence genomic window:
- the LOC107452080 gene encoding thymocyte selection-associated high mobility group box protein TOX — MSVDQTFHTPSFGDEEFEIPPLSYAPTAAATRCSGQGVFGNQIPVEYLKRKLSCDQICVYLPRQEENYSDCQIYNQHPLSHLRSPESLLQSHQQHQQQQNGYLVHPSSPQGHIMNNNQFHNPPHQQQSRGHQDMYQNEMMNPHSMGMQMQYDNHSNYSETLMQQGSLQQMQMTLMSQQQQQQQQHMPNPQQVFSTINQSQISSQLGLQIGMANMPQQQGGSPPSNNNSPTVVESSEDSDDSTPLAQLIGAKKRLTPEPVDTNIPKVTKKPKGQKKKKKRDPNEPQKPVSAYALFFRDTQAAIKGQSPNASFGEVSKIVASMWDSLDVERKNSYKKKTETAKKEYLKALAAYRANLVSKAAVDQSDTMYGNNISSTSPPTTNSPNSSPTGRMMPMQKQPSPVLTSVVDSMQPVTNSMNVHSQNQQVWHMQSPQHMTNATSPPHVMHGGNGMMNMHQQQMQPQMSPPQQMGVMNRQQVPPQMTMNSPPQMCNSASNSPSYNQNMATMPSGNHPNMVNADMMSSLPTCLRNGCSNPAIDNPDWDREYCSSECVVSHCKDVFATWVAQRQVNSNPYSTVK; from the exons ACGTTCCATACTCCAAGTTTCGGGGACGAAGAGTTTGAAATTCCACCATTAAGCTACGCACCAACTGCTGCTGCAACTAGGTGTAGCGGTCAGGGGGTTTTCGGAAATCAG ATTCCTGTGGAATACCTCAAACGAAAACTGAGCTGCGATCAAATTTGTGTGTACTTGCCTAgacaagaagaaaattattcagaCTGTCAAATTTACAATCAACAC CCTCTTTCTCATTTACGTTCACCTGAGTCTCTCCTCCAGTCTCATCAACAACATCAGCAACAACAAAACGGCTACCTGGTGCACCCTAGTTCACCCCAGGGTCACATAATGAACAACAACCAGTTCCATAACCCCCCACATCAACAACAATCGAGGGGGCATCAAGACATGTACCAGAATGAAATGATGAACCCTCATTCCATGGGCATGCA AATGCAATATGATAATCATTCAAATTATTCAGAGACTTTAATGCAGCAAGGGTCTTTACAGCAAATGCAGATGACTCTTATGTCCCAACAACAACAGCAGCAACAACAACACATGCCAAATCCTCAACAAGTTTTCTCTACAATTAATCAATCTCAAATATCCAGCCAACTTGGACTTCAAATTGGAATGGCTAATATGCCTCAACAACAAGGTGGTTCTCCACCTTCAAATAACAATTCTCCTACGGTTGTTGAATCTAGTGAGGATAGTGATGACAGTACACCATTAGCTCAG cttattggGGCAAAAAAACGACTGACTCCTGAACCTGTTGACACAAACATACCTAAGGTAACCAAAAAACCAAAAGgtcagaaaaagaagaagaaaagagatCCTAACGAACCCCAAAA ACCAGTCTCAGCGTATGCCTTGTTCTTCCGCGATACTCAAGCAGCTATCAAGGGACAAAGTCCTAATGCCAGTTTCGGTGAAGTTTCAAAGATCGTTGCATCGATGTGGGACAGTCTGGATGTTGAACGCAAAAAT tcttataaaaagaaaactgaaactGCGAAGaaggaatatttaaaagctCTTGCTGCTTATCGCGCTAACTTGGTGTCTAAA GCTGCTGTTGACCAGTCAGATACAATGtatggaaataatatttctagTACTAGCCCTCCTACTACAAATTCTCCAAACAGTTCACCAACTGGTCGCATGATGCCCATGCAAAAGCAGCCATCTCCAGTTTTGACATCTGTTGTTGATTCCATGCAACCAGTTACTAATTCTATGAATGTACACTCTCAAAATCAGCAGGTCTGGCATATG CAATCTCCTCAGCATATGACAAATGCTACCAGTCCACCACATGTGATGCATGGAGGTAATGGCATGATGAACATGCATCAGCAGCAAATGCAGCCACAAATGTCACCTCCCCAACAAATGGGAGTTATGAACAGGCAACAAGTTCCTCCACAAATGACTATGAACTCACCTCCTCAGATGTGCAACTCAGCTTCTAACAGCCCTTCCTACAACCAGAACATGGCGACT ATGCCGTCTGGAAATCATCCTAATATGGTTAATGCAGATATGATGTCTTCGTTGCCAACTTGTTTAAGAAACGGTTGCTCCAATCCAGCTATTGATAACCCTGACTGGGATCGAGAATACTGTAGCAGTGAATGTGTCGTTTCCCATTGCAA aGATGTGTTTGCTACATGGGTAGCACAAAGGCAAGTGAATTCAAACCCATATTCAACTGTCAAGTAA